In Thermococcus camini, a genomic segment contains:
- a CDS encoding DUF126 domain-containing protein has translation MKLRGRKIVGGKAEGELIVSRKALSFLGGVDPETGIVTDAESDIRGQSIAGKILAFPRGKGSTVGSYVIYALKKNGKAPKAIIVGEAETIVATGAIIAGIPMVDGIDVSRLRSGERVKVDADSGEVEVPEPRE, from the coding sequence ATGAAGCTCCGGGGAAGGAAGATAGTCGGGGGAAAGGCAGAAGGAGAGCTGATAGTTTCCAGGAAAGCCCTTTCGTTCCTCGGCGGCGTTGACCCCGAAACGGGAATAGTTACGGATGCAGAGAGCGACATAAGGGGGCAGAGCATAGCCGGAAAGATACTCGCGTTTCCCCGCGGGAAGGGCTCGACGGTTGGCTCCTATGTAATCTATGCCCTCAAGAAAAACGGGAAGGCGCCGAAGGCCATAATCGTTGGCGAAGCGGAGACCATAGTCGCGACGGGTGCAATAATAGCCGGCATCCCCATGGTGGACGGGATAGACGTTTCGAGGCTGAGGAGCGGGGAGCGCGTTAAGGTTGATGCTGACTCCGGGGAGGTGGAGGTTCCCGAACCCCGGGAGTAG
- a CDS encoding aconitase X catalytic domain-containing protein — translation MYLTKEEELILAGEYGYALQKAMEILVALGEIYGADRLIPIKSAQIAGVSYKNIGDAGMEFLRDFVNAGAKVSVYTTLNPAGIGDDEFMEKQREVLELYRRMGIEITSTCTPYYGANLPKFGDHIAWSESSAVSFANSILGARTNREGGPSSLAAAIVGKTPNYGLHLDENRKATVMVNVDAKMETFVDYAALGYHLGRTLGNDVPYLRGPKPARTEFLKEMGAAMAASGSIALYHVEGETPEYRTAIAEELETITVEDSDIRAVREEFRDDWSEIDMILIGCPHASLQEVKEIAELLRMRGRPLRIPLFITASGAVKALADALGYTEIIERYNGRIIADACFVVSPIKGWYSGIATNSGKSAFYFRSFGFSVRLDDAENLIREAP, via the coding sequence ATGGAGATACTCGTCGCCCTTGGGGAAATTTACGGTGCTGATAGGCTCATCCCGATAAAGAGCGCTCAGATTGCTGGCGTTTCCTACAAGAACATCGGCGATGCGGGGATGGAGTTTCTGAGGGACTTCGTCAATGCTGGAGCAAAGGTCAGCGTCTACACGACCCTCAACCCAGCGGGCATAGGCGACGATGAATTCATGGAGAAGCAGAGGGAAGTTCTTGAGCTTTACAGAAGGATGGGAATCGAGATCACCTCAACCTGCACCCCCTACTACGGCGCGAACCTTCCGAAGTTCGGCGACCATATAGCATGGAGCGAAAGTTCTGCGGTAAGCTTCGCCAACTCCATCCTGGGTGCAAGGACGAACAGAGAAGGCGGCCCCTCAAGCCTGGCCGCCGCGATAGTCGGCAAGACCCCCAACTACGGCCTCCACCTGGACGAGAACAGGAAAGCGACGGTGATGGTCAACGTTGACGCGAAGATGGAAACCTTCGTTGACTACGCGGCCCTCGGCTACCACCTGGGCAGGACGCTCGGCAACGATGTGCCCTACCTCAGGGGGCCAAAACCCGCGAGAACCGAGTTCCTCAAGGAGATGGGAGCGGCGATGGCAGCGAGCGGATCAATAGCGCTCTACCACGTGGAGGGCGAGACCCCCGAGTACCGCACCGCAATAGCGGAGGAACTTGAGACGATAACCGTTGAGGACTCCGATATTAGGGCCGTACGGGAGGAGTTCAGGGACGACTGGAGCGAGATAGACATGATCCTCATCGGCTGTCCCCATGCCTCACTGCAGGAGGTAAAGGAGATCGCGGAGCTCCTCAGGATGCGCGGGAGGCCCCTCAGGATACCCCTGTTCATCACGGCAAGCGGCGCGGTCAAGGCTTTGGCCGATGCCCTCGGCTACACGGAGATAATAGAGCGCTACAACGGGAGAATAATAGCGGACGCCTGCTTCGTTGTCTCCCCGATAAAGGGGTGGTATTCGGGTATAGCAACCAACAGCGGAAAATCCGCGTTTTACTTCCGCTCATTCGGGTTCAGCGTGAGGCTCGACGATGCGGAGAACCTGATACGGGAGGCGCCGTGA